In Pyrus communis chromosome 1, drPyrComm1.1, whole genome shotgun sequence, the following are encoded in one genomic region:
- the LOC137728835 gene encoding protein BIG GRAIN 1-like A, which produces MSRWENKLREDRYRHEKKNPSFSSSLLDKIYRSIDEGSPKNREDSMFYNETMPKKQSKSGAKSGRVVEEEEMGSLRRACLIEKWMEMKVGQKVGGQRRQHLGDLDRKLDRDHQRDLDAMFFSSTSSSSDSSSGGFSSSDAESMFGSKSRSSCFAPPRPKPVRTSVSTRSVKSEEKTERKHRTLFYEQREVHMFDDYHYSCASDPTPKLDEGIIKSKSRALKIYSNLKKVKQPLSPGGRVANFLNSIFTAGQTKKTKSTSSIGGYEEAVAERKLKSWQDSTCSSASSFSRSCLSKNSPSTREKLRNGVKRSVHFCPVSVIVDEDCRPCGHKCLYEGEDKTLMPVTVPTAWKIGRSPARKAEEELKLQVLEKSRRVEEAAREILRDCRRNQVRNELVSRECRDGDEGDDDDAASCSSSDLFELDHLSVIGKERYLEELPVYETTHVRTNRAIANGLIM; this is translated from the coding sequence atgTCAAGGTGGGAAAATAAGCTGAGGGAAGACAGATACAGGCACGAAAAGAAAAATCCTTCTTTCTCATCCTCTCTTCTCGACAAAATTTACCGTTCGATTGACGAGGGATCACCGAAGAACCGCGAGGACTCGATGTTTTACAACGAAACAATGCCGAAGAAGCAGAGCAAAAGCGGGGCGAAAAGCGGCAGAgtagtggaagaagaagagatgggCAGCCTCCGCCGAGCTTGTTTGATCGAGAAATGGATGGAGATGAAGGTCGGCCAGAAGGTTGGTGGTCAAAGAAGACAGCATTTGGGTGATTTGGACCGAAAATTAGACCGTGATCACCAACGTGATCTCGATGCTATGTTTTTCAGCTCCACCTCTAGCTCCTCTGACTCGAGCTCCGGTGGGTTCTCCTCCTCGGATGCGGAGTCCATGTTCGGGTCTAAGTCGAGGTCCTCGTGTTTCGCACCACCACGGCCGAAGCCGGTTCGCACCAGCGTTTCCACCCGGTCGGTGAAATCAGAGgaaaaaacagagagaaaaCACAGAACTCTGTTTTATGAACAGAGAGAAGTGCACATGTTCGATGACTATCACTACAGTTGTGCATCGGATCCGACTCCGAAGCTCGATGAAGGTATAATTAAGTCGAAATCGAGGGCATTGAAGATTTACAGCAACCTAAAGAAGGTGAAACAGCCGCTTTCGCCAGGCGGCCGCGTTGCGAATTTCCTCAATTCTATCTTCACTGCAGGGCAGACCAAGAAAACAAAGAGCACTTCATCAATTGGAGGGTATGAGGAAGCGGTTGCGGAGAGGAAACTGAAATCATGGCAAGACTCGACATGTTCTTCAGCCTCTTCGTTTTCGAGATCATGTTTGAGTAAGAACTCACCATCTACGAGAGAAAAACTGCGCAATGGGGTTAAAAGATCGGTTCATTTCTGCCCGGTGAGTGTGATCGTTGACGAAGATTGCAGGCCTTGTGGACACAAATGCTTGTACGAAGGGGAGGATAAAACCCTAATGCCGGTCACTGTTCCGACCGCATGGAAAATTGGTCGATCGCCAGCGAGAAAAGCCGAGGAGGAGCTTAAGCTTCAAGTGTTGGAGAAAAGCAGAAGAGTTGAGGAAGCGGCCAGAGAGATTTTGAGAGACTGCCGTCGGAACCAAGTAAGGAATGAATTAGTGAGCAGAGAATGTCGTGACGGTGATGAAGGTGATGACGATGATGCTGCTAGTTGTTCGAGTTCGGATCTTTTCGAGCTTGATCACCTTTCGGTGATCGGGAAAGAAAGGTACCTTGAAGAGCTTCCGGTGTACGAAACCACACACGTTCGTACAAATCGCGCCATTGCTAATGGCTTAATAATGTAG